Proteins encoded by one window of Kwoniella shivajii chromosome 8, complete sequence:
- a CDS encoding nucleolar protein 58, translating into MLVLTETSIGFVVFKLSSDAKIDSKDLWKEFETPEGANKALKVQAIQRFTSTASAVEDLTAIQDGRLTDSLSKFLVDAAGGAGEADGEKKKKKKKLEEMLVVSDPKLASTINKTLSIPVLSDSSTQDLYRGIRQQLASLLGGVDQKDLNTMSLGLGHSLSRFKLKFSTDKVDTMVIQAIALLDDLDKEINIYSMRVKEWYGWHFPEMAKIIVDNLAYARVVKAMGFRTNASSTSFELILPEDLEATLKAAAELSMGTEISDSDMAHIHSLCDQVISITEYRTQLSEYLRNRMQAIAPNLTALVGELVGARLISHAGSLMNLAKHPASTVQILGAEKALFRALKTKHDTPKYGLIYHASLIGQAPQKLKGKMARMVATKAALSIRVDALSDADSRSDAAAAEVGITNRVKLESRLRALEHQAGIVSVRKVTSGVNGRQQPKFEMSGATGSYNSNTDNLPLGSVNGMLPTQPEGAVAKAVEAVLEVKEEKRAEKSQDEKKDKKKKRKSEAVGDVTMDDADESMVAGETKEERKARKEAKKAAKAAKKASEENGDGEKKSKKRRADDSEVGDVSVVVDGEKKKKKKKRDSEAA; encoded by the exons ATGCTCGTCCTCACCGAGACCTCGATTGGTTTCGTAGTCTTTAAACTCAGTAGTGATGCTAAAATAGACTCAAAAGATTTATGGAAGGAGTTTGAGACCCCAGAAGGAGCAAACAAAGC CCTCAAAGTTCAAGCTATCCAACGATTCACATCTACTGCTTCCGCTGTTGAGGATCTCACCGCCATCCAAGATGGTAGATTGACCGACTCACTTTCTAAATTCTTGGTAGATGCCGCTGGTGGTGctggtgaagctgatggagagaaaaagaagaagaagaagaagttggaagagATGTTGGTTGTTTCTGACCCCAAACTTG CCTCCACCATCAACAAAACCCTTTCCATTCCTGTCCTTTCCGACTCATCCACACAAGATCTTTACCGAGGTATCAGACAACAACTCGCCTCTTTGCTTGGTGGTGTAGACCAAAAAGACCTTAACACCATGTCTCTCGGTCTTGGTCACTCATTGTCTCGATTCAAGCTCAAATTCTCTACAGACAAAGTTGACACTATGGTTATTCAAGCTATTGCTTTATTGGATGATTTGGACAAGGAGATCAACATTTACTCTATGAgagtgaag GAATGGTATGGATGGCATTTCCCAGAAATGGCCAAGATCATTGTCGATAACCTCGCTTATGCTCGAGTTGTCAAAGCCATGG GTTTCCGAACCAAcgcctcttccacctcattCGAGCTCATCCTTCCTGAAGACCTCGAAGCCACTCTCAAAGCTGCTGCAGAATTGTCAATGGGTACCGAGATCTCTGACTCAGACATGGCTCATATCCACTCATTATGTGATCAAGTAATCTCCATCACAGAATACCGAACTCAACTTTCAGAATACCTCAGAAACCGAATGCAAGCCATCGCTCCTAATCTTACTGCCTTAGTGGGTGAGCTTGTTGGTGCAAGGTTGATTTCTCACGCTGGAAGTTTGATGAACCTCGCCAAACACCCGGCATCAACTGTCCAAATTCTCGGTGCAGAAAAAGCCTTGTTCAGAGCATTGAAAACAAAACACGATACCCCTAAATATGGTCTCATCTATCAC GCATCTCTGATCGGACAAGCACCTCAGAAGCTCAAGGGTAAGATGGCGCGAATGGTAGCTACCAAAGCAGCGTTATCCATCAGAGTGGATGCTTTATCAGATGCCGATTCTAGATCGGACGCAGCTGCAGCCGAAGTTGGAATAACAAATCGAGTCAAACTTGAATCTCGTTTACGTGCACTTGAACATCAAGCCGGTATCGTTTCAGTAAGGAAAGTGACCTCAGGAGTTAACGGTAGACAACAACCTAAATTCGAAATGTCTGGTGCAACAGGATCATACAATTCAAATACCGACAACCTACCCTTAGGAAGTGTAAATGGAATGTTACCTACTCAACCTGAAGGTGCTGTCGcaaaagctgttgaagctgttttggaagtcaaagaggagaaaagagcAGAGAAATCTCAAGacgagaagaaagataaaaagaagaagagaaagtcagaaGCTGTTGGAGATGTTACCATggatgatgcagatgaaagTATGGTAGCTGGAGAaaccaaagaagagagaaaggcaaggaaagaagctaagaaagct GCTAAGGCAGCTAAGAAAGCATCAGAAGAGAACGGGGATGGCGAGAaaaaatcgaagaagaggagagcaGATGATTCAGAAGTAGGAGATGTGAGCGTGGTTGTAGatggtgaaaagaagaagaagaagaaaaagagagattcaGAAGCTGCTTAA